The Rhododendron vialii isolate Sample 1 chromosome 6a, ASM3025357v1 genome includes a window with the following:
- the LOC131331209 gene encoding triacylglycerol lipase OBL1-like has translation MARRELVDSCNGYLELKPHHASLLDLVRVLFSSHKSLSTKKFVETSDANHLKGLELRWIVFISLLVQKLLLYLTKPVARTGYVIEMGLNLLSSNGGFCRLLLNTLKGSVVKLDKSSAKFVSVLGYVDTRVELDKNIKTADDRYGAALSIMASKLAYEYQPFAQSVVTDHWKMEMLGWFNFWNDYQNLYSTKAFMFKDTTSNPNLIVVAFRGTEPFDLDQWRTDVDFSWYELHGVGRIHSGFLKALGVQKKSGWPKDIIDEGLDQQYAYYTLRQKLKEELEKDKNVKFILTGHSLGAALAILFLAGLVLHEEEELLESLDWVYTYGQPRVGNEQFGNWMGEKMRIHDVKYLRYVYSADLVPRVPYDDQAGTLYKHFGPCLWVNSFYRGKVVWEEPDKNYFSLLWAIPKILNAVWELIRGFILPYIYGPVYQESCVMKLVRVFGMFIPGLAAHCPQDYDNATRLGSFPPEILDQQVLNGKRD, from the exons ATGGCCCGCAGAGAACTAGTAGATTCGTGCAACGGCTACTTGGAGCTGAAGCCGCACCATGCAAGTCTGCTCGACCTTGTTCGAGTCTTGTTTTCGTCTCACAAATCTTTATCAACGAAAAAATTTGTCGAGACCTCAGATGCTAATCATCTGAAAGGTCTCGAGCTACGATGGATCGTTTTCATATCCCTCCTTGTTCAGAAGCTTCTTCTCTACTTGACGAAGCCAGTGGCTCGGACGGGGTATGTTATTGAGATGGGGCTTAATCTTCTCTCAAGCAATGGAGGTTTTTGCCGGCTTTTGTTAAACACCTTGAAAG GATCGGTAGTGAAACTTGATAAATCATCAGCAAAGTTTGTGTCAGTGTTGGGATACGTTGACACGAGAGTGGAATTAgacaaaaacatcaaaacagCTGACGACAGATATGGTGCAGCACTTTCTATTATGGCTTCTAAATTGGCCTACGAGTATCAACCCTTTGCCCAAAGTGTAGTCACCGATCACTGGAAG ATGGAAATGTTGGGTTGGTTCAACTTCTGGAATG ATTACCAGAATCTATATTCAACAAAAGCCTTTATGTTCAAAGACACCACCTCTAACCCTAACCTAATAGTGGTGGCATTCAGAGGAACTGAGCCCTTTGACCTAGACCAATGGAGGACAGATGTCGATTTCTCATGGTACGAGCTCCACGGCGTGGGTCGGATCCACAGTGGCTTTTTGAAAGCCCTGGGCGTGCAGAAAAAATCTGGTTGGCCCAAGGACATAATAGACGAGGGCTTGGACCAACAATACGCTTACTACACCCTCCGGCAGAAACTCAAAGAGGAATTAGAAAAGGATAAAAACGTAAAGTTCATACTAACGGGGCATAGCTTGGGAGCGGCATtagcaattttatttttggcaggGTTAGTGTTACATGAGGAGGAAGAGCTGTTGGAGAGCTTGGATTGGGTGTACACTTATGGGCAACCTAGGGTGGGGAATGAGCAATTTGGGAACTGGATGGGGGAGAAAATGAGGATTCATGATGTGAAGTATTTAAGGTATGTTTATTCCGCTGATTTGGTGCCTAGAGTGCCCTATGATGATCAAGCTGGGACCTTGTATAAGCACTTTGGGCCTTGTCTTTGGGTCAACAGCTTCTACAGAGGGAAG GTTGTGTGGGAGGAACCAGACAAGAACTACTTCTCACTGTTATGGGCAATACCCAAGATCTTAAATGCTGTGTGGGAGCTGATTAGGGGTTTCATACTCCCATACATCTATGGTCCAGTCTACCAAGAAAGTTGTGTTATGAAACTGGTTAGGGTGTTTGGAATGTTTATCCCGGGGTTAGCGGCTCATTGTCCTCAAGACTATGACAATGCCACAAGATTGGGATCCTTTCCTCCGGAAATCCTTGACCAACAAGTTCTAAATGGTAAACGTGACTAG